A DNA window from Pogona vitticeps strain Pit_001003342236 chromosome 2, PviZW2.1, whole genome shotgun sequence contains the following coding sequences:
- the LOC110069918 gene encoding uncharacterized protein LOC110069918: MEEMARNRNPTGGDEQENYNSDEQPQTLSGPTKEEKTVGEQKKQQKYPAKNRGKRVIPSQADACLPLQIRAREKSYLCKECGKSFGCKRSLVQHQRIHTGEKPYKCLECGKNFVRRAHLNVHQQIHTGEKPYPCMECGKSFRNGSYLTLHQRIHIQEKLYKCLQCGKSFSHNKSLAFHERAHRGEKPHICLECGKSFSYTSSLISHQRIHTGEKPYKCLECGNTLSHSSTLNEHQKTHTRKKPYSCLECQKSFSSITCLTRHRRVHTGEKPYTCALCGKNFSHSTGLASHRRTHTGEKPYKCLECGKTFTQGSHLLLHQRVHRGEKPYECFECGKRFSQGSHLTQHQRIHTGEKPHKCLICGKSFSIRTYLTSHQRIHTGERPYKCSECGKSFTQSGSLIIHRRIHSGEKPFSCSECGKSFICGTSLTYHQRVHTRNRPYECLECGKSFVSRRNLLVHRRVHVVKKP; the protein is encoded by the exons ATGGAAGAGATGGCTAGGAACAGGAATCCTACAG GTGGTGATGAGCAGGAGAACTATAATTCTGACGAACAACCCCAGACATTGTCAGGACCAACAAAGGAGGAAAAGACTGTGGGGGAacaaaagaagcagcagaaataTCCAGCCAAGAATCGGGGGAAGAGAGTAATTCCCAGCCAGGCCGATGCCTGCTTACCACTCCA AATACGTGCACGGGAGAAATCCTATCTGTGCAAAGAGTGTGGCAAGAGTTTTGGGTGTAAGAGGAGCCTGGTTCaacatcagagaatccacactggggagaaaccatacaaatgcctggagtgtgggaagaacTTTGTTCGACGGGCGCACCTCAATGTGCATCAGCAaatccacaccggggagaaaccatatccatgcatggaatgtggaaagagtttcaggaaTGGCTCGTACCTTACTTTACATCAGAGAATCCACATACAGGAGAAGCTATATAAATGCctgcaatgtggaaagagcttctctCATAACAAAAGTCTTGCTTTCCACGAAAGAGCTCACAGAGGAGAGAAACCACACatatgcctggaatgtggaaagagctttagttacaCCTCCAGCCTTATTTCACATCAGAggattcacactggagagaaaccatacaaatgcctggagtgtgggaacaCCTTAAGTCACAGCAGTACCCTAAATGAGcatcaaaaaacacacacaaggaaaAAACCTTATTCCTGTCTGGAATGTCAGAAAAGCTTCTCTAGCATTACATGTCTCACTAGACACAggagagttcacacaggagagaagccatatacCTGTGCATTGTgcggaaagaacttcagtcataGCACAGGCCTAGCTTCCCACAggaggactcacactggggagaaaccatataagtgctTGGAGTGTGGCAAAACCTTTACGCAGGGCTCACACCTTCTGTTACATCAACGAGTCCACCGAGGGGAGAAGCCGTATGAATGTTTTGAGTGTGGAAAGAGATTTAGTCAGGGCTCACATCTGACACAGCATCAGCGAATCCACACAGGCGAGAAGCCTCACAAATGCTTGatatgtgggaaaagcttcagtatTCGCACATACCTGACTTCCCATCaaagaatccatacaggggagaggCCCTATAAATGCtcggagtgtggaaagagcttcactcagaGCGGAAGCCTCATTATACATAGAAGAATTCACAGTGGAGAGAAGCCATTTTCTTGCTccgagtgtggaaagagcttcatctGCGGAACAAGCCTCACTtaccatcagagagtccacacacgGAACAGGCCGTAcgaatgcttggagtgtgggaagagcttcgtTAGTAGGAGAAATCTCCTTGTTCATCGGCGAGTTCATGTAGTCAAGAAGCCATAg